A single genomic interval of Mucilaginibacter boryungensis harbors:
- a CDS encoding AAA family ATPase: protein MKISIDNFKSIKELPPFQIKPLTILSGVNSSGKSSFIQLLLLLKQTIDLDSGKHQLFLSGDLYFVKKFSDIVTGKNLNNKLKISLEFDKEEILSYDSEFRTRIFDRLPSFSLQVDVKFDYIDEAIRITDFDITYKLPEGEKREQYVKFKSNYGANNTFSIAANNAIFGSDLWEGTPEIFDIAYSSIFPSSYETRSISNTPNVKTGEPDIVESLKIRHFPRIEGEKDLVSNFFNTMSYIGPIRELPRDEYAVSSIKNYVGKAGENTAQILENFATDPITYLKPSFADDGIIYTSKNEPLIDAVKYWMCDIFKIGKNIYAKKESEFYTIILQNDAGIETTIKHVGFGISQLLPIIVEGLLMQKDGTLILEQPEIHLHPKIQSLLFDFLYSLVLDGKRVIIETHSDHFITRMRRRIAENSTNELQDNINLTFMESENGEVMFGTIDLDDFGTLDYFPEDFVEQANLEMKAIVRAQMKKRTVKK from the coding sequence ATGAAAATATCGATAGATAATTTTAAATCGATTAAAGAATTACCACCTTTCCAAATAAAGCCACTGACGATTTTGTCGGGTGTCAATAGTTCAGGAAAATCCTCCTTTATACAATTATTACTATTACTTAAACAAACGATCGACCTGGACTCAGGTAAACATCAGCTTTTCTTAAGTGGAGATTTATATTTCGTTAAAAAGTTCTCAGATATTGTAACCGGTAAAAATTTAAATAATAAACTTAAAATTAGTCTTGAATTCGATAAGGAGGAAATTTTAAGCTACGATAGCGAATTTCGTACACGTATTTTTGACCGTTTGCCCAGCTTTTCATTACAGGTTGATGTAAAATTCGATTACATCGATGAAGCAATTAGGATTACTGATTTTGATATCACTTATAAGCTGCCGGAAGGTGAAAAACGTGAGCAATATGTAAAGTTTAAAAGTAATTACGGTGCTAATAATACTTTTTCTATAGCGGCAAATAATGCAATATTTGGTAGTGACTTATGGGAAGGTACACCTGAAATTTTTGACATTGCATATTCATCGATATTTCCAAGTTCCTATGAAACGCGATCAATCTCCAATACCCCGAACGTTAAAACTGGTGAACCGGATATTGTCGAATCCCTTAAAATTCGCCATTTTCCAAGGATAGAGGGGGAAAAAGATTTAGTAAGCAACTTTTTTAATACTATGTCCTATATCGGCCCAATACGTGAATTGCCAAGGGACGAGTATGCTGTCAGCAGTATTAAAAATTATGTAGGCAAGGCCGGTGAAAATACTGCACAAATTTTAGAAAATTTCGCCACTGACCCTATTACATATCTAAAGCCATCTTTCGCTGATGACGGTATTATATACACTTCGAAAAATGAACCATTAATTGATGCGGTAAAATATTGGATGTGTGACATTTTTAAAATTGGAAAGAATATATACGCTAAAAAAGAAAGTGAATTTTACACGATCATCTTGCAAAATGATGCCGGTATAGAGACAACAATTAAACATGTAGGTTTCGGCATAAGCCAATTGCTGCCAATCATCGTGGAAGGCCTTTTAATGCAGAAAGATGGCACGCTTATATTAGAGCAGCCTGAAATTCATCTGCATCCTAAAATACAGAGTTTACTATTTGACTTTTTGTATTCTCTAGTTTTGGATGGCAAACGGGTGATCATTGAAACGCACAGTGATCACTTTATAACACGTATGCGACGCAGGATCGCAGAAAACAGCACAAATGAGCTACAGGACAATATTAATCTCACCTTTATGGAGTCCGAAAATGGAGAAGTGATGTTCGGTACCATCGATTTGGACGATTTTGGAACCTTAGATTATTTCCCTGAAGATTTTGTCGAGCAGGCAAATTTGGAAATGAAGGCTATTGTTAGAGCGCAGATGAAAAAACGTACTGTTAAAAAATAA
- a CDS encoding DUF932 domain-containing protein encodes MAHQINFNEKAGKHSFMSVKEKAWHNLGQIIDRYPTSNEAIQFAGLDYIVEKRPLFTHDTNNHLWSNDEAIPDIEVSNYFATVRADTEQVLGVVGNDYEVVQNRDAFSFFDAIVGGGDGILYETCGALGNGERIFITAKLPGYIKVGNDDLIEKYLFLTTSHDGYGSITAAFTPTRIVCNNTLHAALGNMTHSAKIRHTQSAQERLKQAHKVMGIFNSMSEQLNGIFNRWAHIRITDKDVLKLVQQAMAPSKEVLQNVLDENIDEYSSRFLNTVEKVCEFAFSHPTQQMDTTRGTLFGAYNAISGYMQNVKQYKTEEVKLKSILFGNGFAKTQTAFQLCREFERTGETQLVLN; translated from the coding sequence ATGGCACATCAGATAAATTTCAACGAAAAAGCAGGCAAGCACAGCTTTATGAGCGTCAAAGAAAAAGCCTGGCACAATTTAGGGCAAATCATTGACCGTTATCCCACCAGTAACGAGGCGATACAATTCGCCGGACTGGACTATATCGTGGAAAAACGCCCCTTGTTTACCCATGATACGAATAACCACCTATGGAGCAATGATGAAGCGATACCCGACATAGAAGTATCGAATTACTTCGCCACCGTGCGGGCGGACACCGAGCAGGTGTTAGGCGTAGTGGGCAATGACTACGAAGTGGTACAAAACCGGGATGCGTTTAGCTTTTTCGATGCCATCGTTGGTGGCGGGGACGGAATTTTATACGAAACTTGCGGGGCTTTAGGCAACGGGGAACGCATTTTTATTACCGCCAAATTGCCCGGCTATATCAAAGTAGGCAACGATGACCTGATAGAGAAATACCTCTTTTTGACTACCTCGCACGATGGTTACGGCAGTATCACCGCAGCTTTTACACCTACCCGTATAGTCTGTAATAACACTTTACATGCTGCTTTGGGCAATATGACCCACAGCGCGAAGATACGTCACACCCAAAGTGCACAGGAGCGCTTAAAACAAGCCCATAAGGTCATGGGTATATTCAATAGCATGAGCGAACAGTTAAACGGCATATTTAATCGTTGGGCGCATATTCGCATTACCGATAAAGACGTCTTAAAATTGGTGCAACAGGCAATGGCGCCAAGCAAAGAGGTGTTGCAAAATGTGCTGGATGAAAACATAGACGAGTATTCGAGCCGGTTTTTAAACACAGTCGAAAAAGTTTGCGAATTCGCCTTTAGCCATCCCACGCAACAAATGGACACCACACGAGGAACGCTGTTTGGTGCCTATAACGCCATCAGCGGGTATATGCAAAATGTAAAGCAATATAAGACCGAGGAAGTGAAACTAAAATCTATTCTTTTCGGCAACGGCTTTGCTAAAACGCAAACCGCCTTCCAGCTTTGCCGGGAGTTTGAACGCACGGGTGAAACGCAATTAGTCCTTAACTAA
- a CDS encoding FecR family protein yields MEDKNHLNDLFNRYLNNECSQQEWEVLIQHFGSETSLDALKELVRKQLEISVNNEVTTNNALPDNVHEVLEQAYKNIVNETFLKRKKEAKIVFLNRSAFVKLTACVSILILAVSLYFGYIRYRLAANNYRQVITLNGERKKLQLTDGTTIWLAPGSTLNYASKFIGKNREVTLRGEAFFNVTHDKQHPFIIHTGRLNTIVYGTTFNIQAYPKRGSVEVSLLNGKVSVTELGQHANQLMLAPNQRAIFNKTNGQLYKENYSAATDMLARRDGKFIYKGTTLSNVVDDISKAYNVTVVLNKKIQDLHYYGEFDQKENLQQVLMQISLTTNVKLKNNGAIWELY; encoded by the coding sequence TTGGAAGATAAAAATCACCTAAATGATCTATTCAATCGTTATCTGAATAACGAATGTTCGCAACAGGAATGGGAAGTTTTAATACAGCATTTTGGATCAGAAACCAGTTTAGATGCCCTTAAAGAACTGGTACGTAAGCAATTGGAAATATCCGTTAATAATGAGGTAACTACTAATAACGCCTTGCCGGACAATGTGCATGAAGTTTTAGAACAGGCGTATAAAAACATTGTTAATGAAACCTTCCTTAAAAGAAAAAAAGAAGCAAAGATTGTTTTCCTTAACAGAAGTGCCTTCGTAAAATTGACAGCCTGTGTCTCAATCCTCATATTAGCTGTTTCTCTTTATTTTGGATATATACGGTACCGGCTAGCTGCTAATAATTACAGGCAAGTAATAACTTTAAACGGTGAGCGAAAAAAATTGCAACTTACCGACGGTACAACGATATGGCTTGCACCGGGTAGCACCCTAAATTACGCTAGTAAATTCATCGGTAAAAACAGAGAAGTAACACTTAGAGGCGAAGCTTTTTTTAATGTTACTCATGATAAACAGCATCCCTTCATTATACATACTGGCAGACTAAATACAATAGTATACGGCACAACCTTTAATATTCAGGCTTATCCAAAGCGGGGTTCTGTTGAAGTTTCACTTCTAAATGGCAAAGTAAGTGTTACTGAACTTGGCCAACACGCTAATCAATTAATGTTAGCACCTAACCAGCGCGCTATATTTAATAAAACTAATGGGCAATTATATAAAGAGAACTATTCGGCTGCTACCGATATGCTTGCCAGAAGGGACGGGAAATTCATTTATAAAGGAACGACCTTAAGTAATGTGGTTGATGATATTTCAAAAGCCTATAATGTAACAGTTGTATTAAATAAAAAAATACAGGATTTGCATTATTACGGTGAGTTTGACCAAAAAGAAAATCTGCAACAGGTGTTGATGCAAATTAGCCTTACCACTAATGTAAAGCTTAAAAATAATGGGGCTATTTGGGAATTATACTAA
- a CDS encoding TonB-dependent receptor has product MKKSIPNERLRSIGWIMKITGLIITITCCLSLSLLAKETLAQGSLNKQVTIEIKNETLESTFEKISEKTNVSFSYISNSVDNNQKVNLIAKNEKLKDVLDKLLKKYQLKYTVFQDKIIIQTIDYTKTATDSLINIKGQVFDTKEPPASLPGVTVRIKGKKGSTTTDVNGNFEIRVRKYDVLIFTYIGFKTKEYTVTNTKDNLTISLQENVSELDQVVVTGYSEQKIKHIANAISTINIKSNVDGKPITRLSQALQGGVTGLTVTQSSGLPGGDAAVIKIRGISTLGTITPLVLVDGVPSDINSVDPVTVESITVLKDAAAASIYGSRAANGVILITTKRGQAGQTNITYNGFAGYQAPSYLPDFVDAVTYMNMVNQAQANIGAGPLYTADAIQKTQNGTDPLLYPNTDWKKLILQNKAFMQEHTVGVTGGSSQARFAVTGTYLSQDGIIKTTSSDRYSLRANTSVTLKKNLSMYLDLALARTNVDRPINRFTSFQSGDGAGYILYETYRIPPTVVGKYPMQPNGYQAYGNFGDMLNPLAELEQGGLAESREDNISINFQPQWEIAPGLKLKGQYLFRTISTGTISSRDAYNFLDYYNNALVYQYAAAHTTGIYKTNYQYMSATIDYNRTIGKNTIYALGGLTRETDNPTNTSQFDEATLASYLVKLNYIFDDKYLFESTMRADGSSKFGPNHKWGYFPSVAAGWNISRENFLKDIKLLSNLKLRASYGLLGNNQSIGLYKYQSTVNTNGTEAVIGNPDITWERVKMLDIGTDVSLFKSKLNFTFDWYNKTTEDILLNAPLSYSSGIGPQPINAGSVRNKGWEFSINYTTSITKNFSTSLSAGFSYYKNTILSLRGGPYYSGSTVQQVGQPIGSVYGYVTDGLLQQKDIAANVPMIGSGSASGPSQVAGDIKYVDLNHDGTITDADQTIIGNPNSQGNYFFNMHFGYKNFDFETLLNGFTKADVFYTGRYISPLNMNGGGGTPMVWQQDTWTPENTNAVLPRITPNAGDNTRMSDYWRTNGAFVRVRYIQLGYNIKARFFTKAGISGARIYFNAQNPLTFAGMKYLDPETRGTDNTYPLMQVYTVGFNVKF; this is encoded by the coding sequence ATGAAAAAAAGTATACCCAATGAAAGATTACGTTCTATCGGTTGGATCATGAAAATAACCGGGTTGATAATTACAATTACGTGTTGCCTTAGTTTAAGTCTACTTGCAAAAGAAACATTGGCGCAGGGTTCATTAAATAAACAAGTAACTATTGAAATTAAAAATGAAACACTGGAAAGCACATTTGAAAAAATATCAGAAAAGACTAATGTCTCATTCAGCTATATAAGCAATAGTGTAGACAATAATCAAAAGGTAAATCTTATAGCAAAAAACGAGAAACTGAAAGATGTTTTAGATAAGTTACTAAAAAAATATCAGTTAAAGTATACTGTATTTCAGGATAAAATAATTATCCAAACTATTGATTATACAAAAACTGCAACAGATAGTTTGATAAATATAAAAGGGCAGGTTTTTGACACTAAAGAGCCCCCTGCGTCATTGCCTGGCGTAACGGTTAGAATAAAAGGTAAAAAGGGTTCAACCACTACTGATGTTAACGGAAACTTTGAAATAAGAGTGCGTAAATATGACGTGCTCATTTTTACTTATATTGGCTTTAAAACCAAGGAGTATACAGTAACTAACACAAAAGATAACCTAACTATTTCACTGCAGGAAAATGTATCGGAACTAGATCAGGTAGTTGTTACCGGTTATTCTGAACAAAAAATAAAACATATTGCCAATGCAATAAGCACTATAAACATCAAATCGAACGTTGATGGCAAACCTATTACCAGATTATCGCAAGCGCTACAGGGTGGCGTGACAGGCTTAACCGTAACACAAAGCTCGGGTTTACCGGGTGGTGATGCTGCGGTAATAAAAATAAGGGGCATTTCTACATTAGGTACAATTACCCCCCTCGTATTGGTTGATGGAGTACCTTCAGATATCAATTCCGTTGACCCGGTTACTGTTGAAAGTATTACTGTTTTAAAAGATGCCGCTGCTGCATCTATTTATGGATCGAGGGCAGCAAATGGCGTTATTTTAATAACCACCAAGCGTGGACAGGCGGGTCAAACCAATATTACTTATAATGGATTTGCCGGCTATCAGGCGCCTTCATATTTACCTGATTTTGTTGATGCAGTGACTTATATGAATATGGTTAACCAGGCGCAAGCCAATATTGGTGCCGGCCCTTTATATACAGCAGATGCCATACAAAAAACGCAGAACGGAACTGACCCATTACTTTACCCTAACACAGATTGGAAAAAATTAATACTACAGAATAAAGCTTTTATGCAGGAGCATACAGTTGGCGTTACTGGTGGTAGTAGCCAAGCGCGTTTTGCTGTGACTGGCACTTACTTATCGCAGGATGGTATTATTAAAACAACATCTTCAGATAGATATTCGCTACGGGCTAACACAAGTGTAACCTTAAAAAAGAATTTGTCTATGTATCTGGATCTTGCTTTAGCCAGAACAAATGTTGACAGGCCGATTAACCGCTTCACCAGTTTTCAGAGTGGTGACGGCGCGGGCTACATTTTGTATGAAACCTACAGGATACCGCCTACGGTAGTCGGTAAATATCCGATGCAGCCAAATGGCTATCAGGCTTATGGTAATTTTGGTGATATGCTTAACCCTTTGGCCGAATTGGAACAGGGTGGTTTAGCCGAGTCTCGTGAAGACAATATTTCAATTAATTTTCAACCACAATGGGAAATCGCCCCGGGTTTAAAGCTTAAAGGTCAATACTTGTTTCGCACCATCAGTACTGGTACCATTTCATCGCGCGACGCATATAACTTCCTAGATTATTATAATAATGCGCTTGTTTATCAGTATGCTGCAGCGCATACTACGGGTATATATAAAACAAATTATCAGTATATGTCGGCTACAATTGACTATAACCGCACAATTGGGAAAAATACTATATACGCCCTTGGTGGTTTAACCCGGGAGACAGATAACCCAACAAATACAAGCCAGTTTGACGAGGCAACGCTAGCATCTTATTTGGTTAAACTAAATTATATTTTTGATGATAAATATCTGTTTGAAAGCACCATGCGTGCAGATGGTTCATCCAAATTTGGCCCGAACCATAAATGGGGTTATTTTCCATCAGTTGCTGCTGGATGGAATATTAGTCGTGAAAATTTTCTTAAAGATATAAAATTATTGAGCAACTTAAAATTAAGGGCATCATACGGCTTACTAGGCAATAATCAAAGCATAGGTTTATATAAATATCAGAGCACTGTAAACACTAATGGTACAGAAGCTGTAATAGGTAATCCCGACATTACCTGGGAGCGGGTTAAAATGCTGGATATCGGTACTGATGTGTCACTATTTAAAAGTAAATTAAACTTCACTTTTGATTGGTATAATAAAACTACTGAGGATATCCTGTTAAATGCCCCTTTATCTTATTCGTCGGGAATCGGTCCCCAACCTATAAATGCCGGAAGCGTGCGTAATAAGGGTTGGGAGTTTTCAATTAATTATACAACTTCGATTACCAAGAATTTTTCTACAAGCTTAAGTGCAGGTTTTTCTTATTACAAAAACACGATACTTAGCCTGCGGGGAGGTCCTTATTACAGTGGATCAACCGTTCAGCAAGTTGGGCAACCAATAGGTAGTGTATATGGATACGTTACCGATGGCTTGTTACAGCAAAAAGATATTGCAGCCAATGTTCCAATGATTGGGTCTGGGTCAGCTTCTGGTCCGTCGCAAGTTGCTGGCGATATTAAATATGTTGATTTAAACCATGACGGAACTATAACAGATGCAGACCAAACCATTATAGGTAACCCCAATTCACAAGGAAATTACTTTTTTAACATGCATTTTGGTTATAAAAATTTCGATTTTGAGACCCTGTTAAACGGCTTTACCAAAGCTGACGTATTTTACACAGGCAGGTATATTTCGCCTCTAAATATGAATGGCGGCGGCGGTACCCCAATGGTTTGGCAACAGGATACCTGGACACCTGAAAACACCAACGCAGTTCTACCCCGTATTACACCAAATGCCGGCGATAATACACGAATGTCGGATTATTGGCGCACTAATGGAGCATTTGTAAGGGTGCGGTATATTCAGTTGGGATATAATATAAAAGCTCGTTTTTTTACAAAAGCCGGAATTTCAGGCGCCAGAATTTATTTTAATGCGCAAAACCCATTAACATTCGCCGGTATGAAATATCTGGATCCTGAAACGCGAGGAACGGATAATACTTATCCGTTAATGCAGGTATATACAGTTGGGTTTAATGTGAAATTTTAA
- a CDS encoding RagB/SusD family nutrient uptake outer membrane protein, which yields MKKIFLICLLMIVGVTACNKDFLTRNNPIDTTDDKFWQTEAQLLGVIQYIAGSMPGGGFQYLPDSRISLSALTDDAAWTANFLPEINQFALGNGNSNPPSSAYMLIYPFWHDDYLKIRTCNRFLENAGKAYVDVDKLKQYMLEIRAFRAFYTMELSMYYGAIPIVTSAVGPDDAALKASSKEEILNFIISEFKACADGLPLSYPGDLPYRITKGAVLTMETVAYLNWGKYAEAAATAKQVVDLTDPATGAKVYSLYKPAATDNYLNLFLYKGEFNSERILSNQSQQGVYVRLAPPNAAGTANVNPTQSMVDTYETRQGKTLAELGPDSLAIYHKYPNYNNNRDPRMAATIVYPGATFYTVVNPFAPAPNVCAIGAVNSSRTGYFVRKYCDVSMDRTRPTAGTLDFMIYRLADVMLMRVEGLVESGQSADPDVINYLNQIRNRSNMPNVNTSVYNSQQKLRELYRRERRVELAFEGNRWFDIRRWKIAEQVMNGVVYGATNPANGQTVIVETRKFDAGRDYVWPIPIQELQGNASMMQNPGY from the coding sequence ATGAAAAAGATATTTTTAATATGTTTATTAATGATAGTTGGCGTTACAGCTTGTAACAAAGACTTTTTAACCAGAAATAATCCAATTGATACTACCGACGACAAATTTTGGCAGACTGAAGCGCAGCTTTTAGGTGTCATACAATATATAGCAGGCTCCATGCCAGGCGGTGGGTTTCAATATCTTCCGGATAGCCGCATTTCGCTTTCGGCTTTAACTGATGATGCAGCCTGGACGGCAAACTTTTTGCCTGAAATAAATCAGTTTGCCTTAGGTAATGGTAACTCAAACCCGCCATCATCAGCTTATATGCTGATATATCCTTTCTGGCACGACGATTATCTGAAAATACGTACCTGTAACAGGTTCCTGGAAAATGCAGGCAAAGCTTACGTAGATGTGGATAAGCTAAAACAATATATGCTTGAAATAAGGGCTTTTCGGGCATTTTATACTATGGAACTGTCTATGTATTATGGGGCAATACCAATTGTAACTTCAGCTGTTGGGCCTGATGATGCCGCTTTAAAAGCAAGTAGTAAGGAAGAGATATTAAATTTTATAATATCAGAATTTAAAGCATGTGCTGACGGGTTGCCTTTATCTTATCCGGGCGATTTACCTTATCGTATTACAAAAGGAGCGGTATTAACCATGGAAACCGTTGCTTATTTAAACTGGGGTAAATATGCCGAGGCTGCAGCTACAGCAAAACAGGTTGTAGACCTTACCGATCCGGCTACCGGAGCAAAAGTATATTCGCTGTATAAGCCTGCTGCTACCGATAATTATTTAAACCTGTTTTTATATAAAGGCGAATTTAACTCAGAGCGTATACTTTCTAATCAATCGCAGCAGGGAGTTTACGTTAGGCTGGCCCCGCCTAATGCGGCTGGCACGGCAAACGTTAACCCTACACAGTCTATGGTTGATACTTACGAAACCAGGCAAGGCAAAACTCTGGCAGAATTAGGTCCTGACAGTTTAGCTATTTATCATAAATATCCTAACTATAACAACAATCGCGATCCGCGAATGGCAGCTACTATTGTTTATCCCGGTGCAACATTTTATACCGTGGTTAATCCCTTTGCTCCAGCACCAAATGTTTGTGCCATTGGCGCTGTAAACTCATCCCGCACCGGCTATTTCGTAAGAAAATATTGTGATGTATCTATGGATAGAACAAGACCAACAGCCGGGACATTGGATTTTATGATTTATCGTTTAGCTGATGTAATGCTGATGCGTGTTGAGGGACTGGTTGAAAGCGGTCAATCAGCAGATCCTGATGTTATTAACTATCTTAACCAGATACGCAATCGGTCAAATATGCCCAATGTTAATACATCAGTGTACAATAGTCAACAAAAACTACGTGAACTCTACCGCAGGGAAAGAAGAGTTGAACTGGCTTTTGAAGGAAACCGCTGGTTTGATATTCGAAGATGGAAAATAGCCGAACAGGTTATGAATGGCGTGGTATATGGTGCAACCAACCCGGCAAACGGACAGACGGTGATTGTGGAAACCCGTAAGTTTGATGCCGGACGTGATTATGTGTGGCCTATACCAATTCAGGAACTTCAGGGGAACGCCAGTATGATGCAAAATCCGGGGTATTAA
- a CDS encoding RNA polymerase sigma factor, giving the protein MKIRHIVDEKVLLSQLKDGKEKAFEQLYHLYSFRLYGFLLRLIKDEEVSRDLLQDVFIKIWDKRELIDPERSFRSYLFRIAENNVVDFFRKVACDKKLQVKLTVAATELYSHIEEAIYSREHLKILNQVVNELPPQCRLVFTLCKLEGKSYKEVSQTLGISVSTISNHLQKATQFIRQNSILSDSITILVIACFLK; this is encoded by the coding sequence ATGAAAATAAGGCATATAGTTGATGAGAAGGTCTTGTTATCTCAACTGAAAGATGGAAAGGAAAAAGCCTTTGAGCAATTATATCATTTATATAGTTTCAGGTTGTATGGCTTTTTGTTAAGATTGATAAAAGACGAAGAAGTCTCCCGTGATTTATTGCAAGACGTATTCATTAAAATCTGGGATAAACGTGAGTTAATAGATCCTGAAAGGTCTTTCCGCTCATATCTTTTTCGAATTGCAGAAAACAATGTGGTAGATTTTTTCAGAAAAGTTGCGTGTGACAAGAAACTTCAAGTTAAATTAACCGTTGCTGCTACTGAACTCTATTCACATATAGAAGAAGCTATATACTCCAGAGAGCACTTAAAAATTCTTAATCAGGTTGTTAATGAGTTGCCTCCACAGTGCAGGTTAGTGTTTACCTTGTGTAAGTTAGAGGGGAAAAGCTATAAGGAGGTAAGCCAGACCCTGGGCATATCAGTATCGACTATCAGCAATCATTTACAAAAAGCAACTCAGTTTATCAGGCAAAATTCAATTCTATCAGATTCTATTACAATCCTTGTAATTGCTTGTTTTCTAAAATAA